Below is a genomic region from Salinirussus salinus.
GTTCGTCGCGGGCGTTGAGTGTCGGGACGACCACCGAGAGGGACATACTCAGGGGTAGTCATCCCGAGCCCTAAAAACGTCGCGGGCTCAGACTGTTGCCGACCAGTAGGAGACGGAGGCCAGCCACCGCCCGACCGGCGTCGCCCCGACGGCGTTGTCGGCCCACCGGAACCCGGAGGCGACGCTGTTGGGGACTTTCCGGTAGAAGCCGTAGGGGAACACCCAGTCGTGGTCCGCCCGGTCGAGTTCGAGCCCTGTGTCGCTGAGCAGCCGGTCGACCTCCCGGCTGGAGTAGAGCCGCGACCCCATCGGAAGCGCCCAGGTGTACAGCGAGCGCGTCGAGAACCGGTTGAACGTGTCGAAGAACACCCGGTTCCGCGAGACCCGGGCCATCTCCTCCAGGAAGGAGGCGGGCGTATCGGCGAGGTGGAAAAACCGCATCGCGAAGACGATGTCGAAGTGGTCGTCGGGGAAGGGGAGGCGCGCGGCGTCACCGCGCATCCACTCCAGGCGGTCGGTGACGCCGGCCGACCGTG
It encodes:
- a CDS encoding class I SAM-dependent methyltransferase; protein product: MKGEEWYQADDVAESYEDKRFSRGGRIIDRREKQAVLDALGPVEDKDVLEIACGTGRFTVMLAERGADIVGLDVSEPMLQQGREKARSAGVTDRLEWMRGDAARLPFPDDHFDIVFAMRFFHLADTPASFLEEMARVSRNRVFFDTFNRFSTRSLYTWALPMGSRLYSSREVDRLLSDTGLELDRADHDWVFPYGFYRKVPNSVASGFRWADNAVGATPVGRWLASVSYWSATV